In Cotesia glomerata isolate CgM1 unplaced genomic scaffold, MPM_Cglom_v2.3 scaffold_115, whole genome shotgun sequence, one DNA window encodes the following:
- the LOC123273666 gene encoding vesicular glutamate transporter 3-like has product VIIFSEKKKFPEEEIDEAVGLKFWKKRRNVVAMLAFFGFFISYLLRVNLSIAIVAMTTSSFGNKAEFNWDSKLQGFILSSFFYGYLSTQLLGGCLSARIGGKKVFGIGLGVTALLTFMTPPLTRMSVYLLISLRIAEGIFEGVTYPAIQSMWANWIPPAERSQLSAFAVSGSTFGAVFSMSTCGIMAERLGWPSVFYISGALGLIWFTLWCYIVTDKPENDPHISQSELNYIKKSLGHNSDLQKLEKISHPWKSVFKSLPVWAIFAAGLSEAWGFYTLLTQLPKFMNDVLSMKLENTGLLSAVPYLILSIVALFFGHTADYLRSRKILTTTNVRKLFTCSAFLSQTIFMILAGFSSTSTSAIICLSVAVGLGGIAWSGFGVNPLDIAPQHACIIIGIGNTIGTLPGIFSPIVTGYIVTNGTASEWRIVFMIAGAVYLIGIIVYGLCASGEQQKWALEKKNDDLKAYTNQALDLPC; this is encoded by the exons gtaataatttttagtgagaaaaaaaaatttcctgaagAAGAAATAGATGAAGCGGTTGGactaaaattttggaaaaaacgCCGTAACGTTGTTGCAATGTTGgcgttttttggattttttatttcttatctcCTAAGAGTTAATTTGAGTATTGCAATTGTTGCAATGACGACAAGTTCATTTGGA aaTAAGGCAGAGTTCAACTGGGACTCAAAGCTTCAAGGATTTATTCtcagttcatttttttacggATATTTAAGCACGCAACTATTAGGTGGGTGCTTAAGTGCACGTATTGGTGGTAAAAAAGTGTTTGGAATAGGACTGGGAGTCACTgcactattgacatttatgaCACCACCCTTAACAAGAATGAGTGTTTACCTTCTGATTAGCTTACGAATAGCTGAAGGAATATTTGAG GGTGTAACGTACCCGGCTATTCAATCCATGTGGGCTAACTGGATTCCGCCAGCCGAGAGATCACAACTATCGGCCTTCGCAGTCTCAGGTAGTACCTTCGGTGCAGTTTTCTCAATGTCAACATGTGGAATCATGGCCGAGCGTTTGGGTTGGCCATCAGTTTTTTACATTAGTGGAGCTTTAGGCTTGATTTGGTTCACTCTGTGGTGCTATATTGTCACCGACAAACCAGAAAATGATCCTCATATTTCACAATCTGAactcaattatataaaaaaatcacttggTCATAATAGTGATCTGCAAAAG ctagagaaaatttctcatcCATGGAAGTCAGTTTTTAAATCACTACCCGTTTGGGCGATTTTTGCTGCGGGTTTAAGTGAGGCTTGGGGTTTTTATACATTGCTAACTCAATTGCCGAAGTTCATGAATG ATGTTCTAAGCATGAAGCTTGAGAATACAGGGCTCCTCTCAGCAGTGCCTTATCTTATTTTGTCAATCGTTGCATTATTTTTTGGTCATACAGCTGATTACTTAcgttcaagaaaaattttaactactACAAATGTACGAAAATTATTCACCTGCAGTGCTTTTTTAAGTCAAacaatatttatgatattggCTGGATTTTCATCTACCTCAACGAGCGctattatttgtttatctGTTGCTGTTGGTCTTGGAGGCATCGCTTGGTCGGGATTTGG GGTGAACCCTTTGGACATCGCACCACAACATGCATGCATTATCATAGGAATTGGAAATACTATTGGTACTCTTCCTGGTATCTTCAGTCCTATAGTTACTGGTTACATTGTTACAAACGGA aCGGCCAGCGAGTGGAGGATCGTTTTTATGATAGCCGGGGcagtttatttaattggaaTTATAGTTTATGGTCTTTGTGCGTCAGGTGAACAACAGAAATGGGcccttgagaaaaaaaatgacgacTTGAAAGCATACACCAATCAAGCATTAGATCTTCCTTGTTAa